The Lysobacter sp. genome includes a window with the following:
- a CDS encoding TrbI/VirB10 family protein — protein sequence MNQNLPPNPPGQSGNYSDNQGSNPYYSAQQSQDQPDLDAGAPQLKSVDSQRVNRKALMFLAGIVALLVLMTIIVIKNASSDKEEAVEKPREEKVVIPELPKGTNTAGSPDFAELQQEPQPVPIQELPPLPPEEPTRAAQNRTGPRDDYRDPPAPAGPQGPTLAERRMGAGGEGGGRISGAGGPPGQDQNAQVLDAMLDNLRSAQQQANGGAPQAAAGQARDTATKVSIAQYLRNPDTLLVRGTYIRCVLETRIVTDYPGYTSCIVTEPVYSINGRKLLLPKGSKALGRYQGEPTGPRVAVIWDRITTPNGLDVTLEGPGVDNLGGSGHPGDYNGHWFSKLSSALMISLISDVFKYYAATEGPATDSVTTGGNIVTQPFESNTAKTTERLANQVLSKSLARPATVTINQGTVLNIYVAGDVDFSGVVARR from the coding sequence GTGAACCAGAATCTGCCGCCGAACCCGCCGGGCCAGTCCGGCAACTATTCCGACAACCAGGGCAGCAATCCTTATTACAGCGCCCAGCAGTCGCAGGACCAGCCTGATCTCGATGCAGGCGCCCCGCAGCTCAAATCCGTCGACTCGCAGCGCGTCAACCGCAAGGCCTTGATGTTCCTCGCCGGTATCGTTGCGCTGCTGGTATTGATGACGATCATCGTCATCAAGAATGCTTCTTCCGACAAGGAAGAGGCCGTCGAGAAGCCGCGCGAGGAAAAAGTCGTCATTCCGGAACTGCCGAAAGGCACGAATACGGCCGGAAGCCCCGACTTCGCCGAACTGCAGCAGGAACCGCAGCCGGTACCGATCCAGGAACTGCCGCCGTTGCCGCCGGAAGAGCCGACGCGCGCCGCGCAGAACCGCACGGGACCGCGCGATGACTATCGCGATCCGCCTGCGCCCGCCGGGCCGCAGGGCCCGACATTGGCCGAGCGCCGCATGGGTGCCGGCGGAGAAGGTGGCGGGCGCATCAGTGGTGCTGGCGGCCCCCCGGGGCAGGACCAGAACGCACAGGTGCTGGACGCCATGCTCGACAACCTGAGGAGCGCCCAGCAGCAGGCCAACGGTGGTGCGCCGCAGGCGGCGGCCGGACAGGCGCGCGACACCGCCACCAAGGTGAGCATCGCCCAATACCTGCGTAATCCCGACACGCTGCTGGTCCGTGGCACCTACATTCGTTGCGTGCTCGAGACGCGGATCGTCACCGACTACCCGGGCTACACCTCGTGCATCGTCACCGAGCCCGTGTATTCGATCAACGGACGCAAACTGCTGCTTCCGAAGGGATCGAAAGCGCTCGGACGCTATCAGGGCGAGCCCACCGGCCCGCGTGTCGCCGTCATCTGGGACCGCATCACGACGCCGAACGGCCTGGACGTCACCCTCGAAGGCCCCGGTGTCGACAATCTCGGCGGCTCCGGCCATCCGGGCGATTACAACGGGCACTGGTTCAGCAAGTTGAGTTCCGCCCTGATGATCAGCCTCATCAGCGACGTCTTCAAATACTACGCTGCGACGGAAGGTCCCGCGACCGACTCGGTCACCACTGGCGGCAACATCGTCACCCAACCCTTCGAGAGCAATACCGCGAAGACGACGGAGCGATTGGCCAACCAGGTGTTGAGCAAGTCGCTGGCCCGTCCGGCCACGGTCACGATCAATCAAGGCACGGTGCTGAATATCTATGTCGCGGGCGACGTCGATTTCTCCGGCGTTGTTGCGCGTCGTTGA
- a CDS encoding TrbG/VirB9 family P-type conjugative transfer protein: MSRLHRSCYAVLLCVLASMTLATPAFAQVIVEYEYEPDRIYEVRTGLGITTQIELSQSEEILDYSTGFNSGWELNRRENVFYLKPKNVDVDTNMMVRTATHSYLFELKVVATDWTALEQAKRAGVHYKITFSYPNNTAFSAEQLAASKAGNAPKPRTSEIETSLDKDRAYYFDYSYSTRTKNKWLVPVNVYDDGQFTYINLANINRFPTGDFPAVYGREREGGEDFLVNTTVEDSTLVVHGTYPFLVIRHGKNVVGLRRNKQK; encoded by the coding sequence ATGAGTCGCTTGCATCGCTCTTGCTATGCGGTATTGCTCTGTGTCCTGGCGTCGATGACGCTGGCGACGCCGGCATTCGCACAGGTCATCGTCGAATACGAATACGAACCGGACCGGATCTACGAGGTGCGGACGGGTCTGGGCATCACCACCCAGATCGAGCTCAGTCAGAGCGAAGAGATTCTCGACTACAGCACCGGTTTCAATTCGGGCTGGGAGTTGAACCGGCGCGAGAATGTCTTCTATCTGAAGCCGAAGAATGTCGACGTCGACACCAACATGATGGTGCGTACCGCCACCCACTCCTATCTGTTCGAGCTCAAGGTCGTCGCGACCGATTGGACGGCGTTGGAACAGGCGAAACGTGCCGGCGTGCATTACAAGATCACCTTCAGCTATCCGAACAACACGGCGTTCTCGGCCGAGCAGTTGGCGGCCAGCAAGGCGGGGAACGCGCCGAAGCCGCGGACCAGCGAGATCGAGACTTCGCTCGACAAGGATCGCGCGTATTATTTCGATTATTCGTATTCGACCCGAACCAAGAACAAGTGGCTGGTGCCGGTCAACGTCTACGATGACGGACAGTTCACGTATATCAATTTGGCGAACATCAACCGTTTCCCGACTGGCGATTTCCCGGCCGTGTATGGCCGCGAACGCGAGGGCGGTGAGGATTTCCTGGTCAATACGACAGTCGAGGACAGTACCCTCGTCGTCCATGGCACCTATCCCTTCCTGGTCATCCGTCACGGGAAGAACGTCGTCGGTCTGAGAAGGAACAAGCAAAAGTGA
- a CDS encoding conjugative transfer protein → MFGKQKNTPQIDNATAKSINFEVSIADIAKRSEKRAWMIAWVAIFMVLIMLGGFIYILPLKKEVPYLIMADAFTGQATVATLRGDFSSPKSITQSEALNRSNVAQYIIGRESFDSAMMALRDWTLINSMSSSNVRAGYAAIHAADNLESPYKVYGKDRSIRVKILSIQLDQRGQGENARKSATVRYQRSIYNKKNGATEPLDSKIARLEFTYKANLEMDEKQRYVNPLGFQVTEYTVDNDFAPSPPAEVPVTAQQQPVAAYPAQPGAQPYPGQPAQAYPAQGQPVQGQPVQGYPAAPDFGEGGVPTAQPQPQNPAVPAGTYPPAGQPQAPAVQAPNQVNGVGNR, encoded by the coding sequence ATGTTCGGCAAGCAAAAAAACACGCCACAGATCGATAACGCCACCGCGAAAAGCATCAATTTCGAGGTCAGTATTGCCGATATCGCAAAGCGCAGCGAAAAGCGCGCCTGGATGATCGCGTGGGTCGCGATCTTCATGGTCCTGATCATGTTGGGAGGTTTCATCTACATCCTCCCGCTGAAAAAAGAAGTGCCTTATCTGATCATGGCCGATGCCTTCACCGGACAAGCCACGGTGGCGACCCTGCGCGGCGACTTCAGCAGCCCGAAGAGCATCACCCAGAGCGAAGCGCTGAATCGCAGCAACGTCGCGCAGTACATCATCGGACGCGAATCGTTCGACTCCGCGATGATGGCATTGCGCGATTGGACGCTGATCAACAGCATGTCTTCGTCGAACGTGCGTGCCGGTTACGCGGCCATCCACGCGGCCGACAATCTGGAAAGCCCATACAAGGTCTACGGAAAGGACCGCTCGATCCGGGTGAAGATCCTCAGCATCCAGTTGGATCAGAGAGGGCAGGGCGAGAATGCCCGCAAGAGCGCGACCGTCCGCTACCAGCGTTCGATCTACAACAAGAAGAACGGTGCGACCGAGCCGCTCGACAGCAAGATCGCCCGGCTCGAGTTCACTTACAAAGCGAACCTGGAGATGGACGAGAAGCAGCGCTACGTCAATCCACTGGGTTTCCAGGTCACCGAATACACGGTGGACAACGATTTCGCGCCATCTCCGCCCGCCGAGGTCCCCGTTACGGCGCAGCAGCAGCCCGTGGCCGCCTACCCGGCGCAGCCCGGCGCACAGCCCTATCCCGGCCAACCCGCCCAGGCCTATCCGGCCCAGGGCCAACCCGTGCAAGGTCAGCCGGTCCAAGGCTATCCGGCCGCTCCTGATTTCGGCGAAGGCGGCGTTCCCACAGCGCAGCCGCAGCCGCAGAATCCAGCCGTTCCTGCAGGCACATATCCGCCGGCAGGTCAGCCGCAGGCTCCGGCCGTGCAGGCCCCCAATCAAGTCAATGGAGTAGGCAACAGATGA
- the lolD gene encoding lipoprotein-releasing ABC transporter ATP-binding protein LolD, with protein sequence MKSVAGTLPADAVIRCEGLAKTYAEGTLRTHVFEALDLLVHPGETVAIVGVSGSGKSTLLHLLGGLDMPTAGEVYVAGQKMSALSDADRGRLRNRALGFVYQFHHLLPEFTALENVMLPVLLNGSPVAEASDRARALLVSVGLGHRLEHKPGELSGGERQRAAVARALVNRPACVLGDEPTGNLDEKTAATVFDLMLALNRDHGTSLVLVTHDHALARRLDRVLELHDGRLRPLR encoded by the coding sequence ATGAAATCAGTCGCGGGTACTTTGCCCGCAGATGCGGTGATCCGCTGCGAAGGCCTGGCCAAGACCTATGCCGAAGGCACGCTGCGCACGCATGTCTTCGAGGCGCTGGACCTGCTCGTCCATCCCGGTGAAACGGTCGCCATCGTCGGCGTCTCGGGCTCCGGGAAGAGCACGTTGCTGCATTTGCTCGGCGGATTGGACATGCCGACGGCCGGAGAGGTGTATGTCGCCGGCCAGAAGATGAGCGCGCTTTCCGACGCAGACCGTGGCCGGTTGCGCAATCGCGCATTGGGCTTCGTCTATCAGTTCCACCACCTGCTGCCGGAATTCACTGCCCTGGAAAACGTGATGCTGCCGGTCCTGCTGAACGGATCGCCGGTGGCCGAGGCCTCCGATCGTGCCCGCGCGCTGCTGGTATCGGTCGGACTGGGGCACCGCCTGGAGCACAAGCCCGGCGAACTGTCGGGAGGCGAGCGCCAGCGTGCCGCAGTGGCGCGGGCACTGGTCAACCGCCCGGCCTGCGTGCTCGGCGACGAACCCACGGGCAATCTCGACGAAAAGACCGCCGCGACCGTCTTCGACCTGATGTTGGCCCTCAATCGCGACCATGGCACCAGCCTGGTGCTGGTCACCCACGATCACGCGCTGGCGCGCAGGCTCGATCGGGTGCTGGAGCTTCACGACGGGCGCTTGCGTCCGCTGCGATGA
- a CDS encoding lipoprotein-releasing ABC transporter permease subunit, which produces MFKPIPVAIGLRYLRAKRRNGFISFISLASMLGIALGVAALITTLAVMSGFQREIRDRMLQMAAHATVSADGEPLYDWPHAIDEARKDPRVAGAAPYIERPVMLQGPREEGALLRGIDPAREGSVSVIADKMVEGTSLKSLVPGEFNIVLGRELALWLGVAVGDTVIVYTPEFQSTPLGAVPQMKRFTVSGLFEAGHQEFDRNLAVIHISDAQRLLRMGEGVTGVRLKLHDMDLAWQVARDLALRLRGAYRVSDWTSENANMFRALKLEKTMMAILLSLIILMGAFTLVNSQVMLVTDKQADIAILRTLGLTPRGVMQVFMVQGSMIGTIGTVAGVLGGILLTLNLEHLLKLIERVFNVVLMPEDVYYITGLPTELKGFDVTVIALVALAMAFLATLYPAWRAARTAPAEALRYE; this is translated from the coding sequence ATGTTCAAACCCATACCTGTCGCCATCGGCCTGCGCTATCTGCGCGCCAAGCGCCGCAATGGCTTCATCTCCTTCATTTCGCTGGCGTCGATGCTGGGCATCGCGCTGGGCGTGGCTGCGCTGATCACCACGCTTGCGGTGATGAGCGGCTTCCAGCGCGAAATCCGCGACCGCATGCTGCAGATGGCGGCGCATGCCACGGTCAGCGCCGATGGCGAGCCGTTGTACGACTGGCCGCATGCCATCGACGAGGCGCGCAAGGATCCCCGTGTCGCCGGGGCCGCACCCTATATCGAGCGGCCGGTGATGCTGCAGGGGCCGCGCGAGGAAGGCGCCTTGCTGCGCGGGATCGACCCGGCGCGCGAGGGCAGTGTTTCGGTGATCGCCGACAAGATGGTCGAGGGCACTTCGTTGAAGTCCCTGGTGCCGGGTGAGTTCAATATCGTTCTCGGACGTGAGCTCGCGCTGTGGCTGGGGGTGGCCGTCGGCGACACCGTGATCGTCTATACCCCGGAATTCCAGAGCACGCCGCTCGGTGCGGTGCCGCAGATGAAGCGATTCACGGTGAGCGGCCTGTTCGAGGCGGGTCATCAGGAATTCGACCGCAATCTCGCGGTGATCCACATCTCCGACGCCCAGCGCCTGCTGCGCATGGGCGAGGGCGTGACCGGCGTGCGCTTGAAACTGCACGACATGGATCTGGCCTGGCAGGTCGCGCGCGACCTCGCCCTGCGCTTGCGCGGCGCGTATCGGGTCAGCGACTGGACCAGCGAGAACGCCAACATGTTCCGCGCGCTGAAGCTCGAAAAAACCATGATGGCGATCCTGCTGTCGCTCATCATCCTGATGGGCGCGTTCACGCTGGTGAATTCGCAGGTGATGCTGGTGACCGACAAGCAAGCCGATATCGCGATACTGCGCACGCTCGGCCTGACCCCGCGCGGGGTCATGCAGGTGTTCATGGTGCAGGGCTCCATGATCGGCACCATCGGCACTGTCGCGGGTGTGCTTGGCGGGATCCTGTTGACCCTCAACCTCGAACATCTCCTGAAACTGATCGAGCGTGTCTTCAACGTCGTCCTGATGCCCGAGGACGTCTACTACATCACGGGCCTGCCGACCGAACTGAAGGGCTTCGATGTGACCGTGATCGCGCTGGTGGCGCTGGCGATGGCCTTCCTTGCCACGCTTTACCCCGCATGGCGCGCGGCCCGGACCGCACCCGCGGAGGCGCTGCGCTATGAGTGA
- a CDS encoding succinate dehydrogenase assembly factor 2, producing the protein MSDAAASAELQRLRWRCRRGMRELDQLFTRYLDRAWLAASADDRATFERLLACEDDRLWRWFLGYEIAEDPGLHALVERIRALPV; encoded by the coding sequence ATGAGCGACGCTGCGGCCTCCGCCGAGCTGCAGCGATTGCGCTGGCGCTGCCGGCGCGGCATGCGCGAGCTGGATCAACTGTTCACCCGTTATCTCGATCGTGCCTGGCTCGCCGCGTCGGCCGACGATCGTGCGACCTTCGAGCGGCTGCTCGCCTGCGAGGACGACCGGCTCTGGCGCTGGTTCCTCGGTTACGAAATCGCTGAGGATCCCGGTCTGCATGCGCTCGTCGAACGCATCCGCGCCCTGCCGGTTTGA